The Podarcis raffonei isolate rPodRaf1 chromosome 2, rPodRaf1.pri, whole genome shotgun sequence genome window below encodes:
- the ENGASE gene encoding cytosolic endo-beta-N-acetylglucosaminidase codes for MCRRVGGKHQPREALPLTFFTRAGRGSPGAAGDPGCLSPPADALPPPAPQTGLPGRLVAGSCSGWNCCGDWPDPGRPLPPCDGGRRRKAQGERESQTEREMEGREQDGGGRRGAKRADDESHGGPEEPRPAKGRFRPGLGLQLDMESQRTSVLHRVVNFAPSPLPARQYDTKTTEPISFYLSGLEELLSWKPTSDDAFNVSTEPLAKHEPPFNSRRLRTLVCHDMKGGYLEDRFIQGASVDDPFVFYHWCYIDIFVYFSHHNVTIPPVVWTNAAHCNGVLMLGTFITEWGDGAKMCESFLASEEAYRAVADQLAAIAQFYRFDGWLVNIENSLSVSAARNLVHFLRYLTAQVHRAVPGGQVVWYDSVLQNGELKWQNELNEKNRVYFDACDGFFTNYNWTEEHLLRTREMADDRRVDIYVGVDVFGRGVVVSSGFDTNKSLRMIQEQGLSVAIFAPGWVYETLGPTDFLNNEDKFWALLSDLLPTHSIGSLPFTTSFSLGMGKRHFHNGQESRMEPWYHLSAQKVQPVYTEFWMPNGGRLRTRCCMQDAWCGGSSLLLEGTVPSNEDHVTARLFSFQVPAPPRLFLVIIYKHEASSQGVSFAPVFTTRQSSSCFSSGESGEPRKHKPSLLPTPPHHLAPLLRGTGLRGEHDWQSRCYELELQNCFLDQLSVTMSRRQSGQNEVPFECRLGRIWVLDATALRPLPSADAAIPVSPLEVAHIRWQRLSAGELSLSLTLRWTYPPSKATCFRVHYRRGSCGSGPEPRLVPIGVAYAPQYRVTELTVPGALSESSCRLEFLVEPVPDDGFQVDAALWGKLVFVYSDPKLPSPGPAPEGTSSS; via the exons ATGTGCAGA cgggtgggtgggaagcacCAGCCCCGAGAAGCACTTCCGTTGACTTTCTTTACCAGAGCAGGCCGAGGAAGCCCAGGCGCCGCCGGCGACCctggctgcctctctccccccgCGGATGCGCTGCCTCCTCCCGCTCCACAGACGGGGCTGCCCGGGCGCCTGGTGGCAGGGAGTTGCAGCGGCTGGAACTGCTGCGGGGATTGGCCAGATCCCGGCCGCCCTCTGCCTCCATGTGACGGGGGACGTAGGAGGAAGgcgcaaggagagagagagagccagacagagagggagatggagggaagggagcaggacggaggagggaggagaggagccaAGCGAGCCGACGACGAGAGCCATGGAGGTCCAGAGGAGCCGAGGCCGGCCAAGGGGCGCTTCAGGCCCGGGCTGGG cTTGCAGTTGGATATGGAGAGCCAAAGAACATCCGTTCTCCACCGGGTGGTCAATTTCGCCCCCAGTCCTCTCCCTG CTAGGCAGTATGACACAAAGACCACTGAGCCAATCAGCTTCTACCTCTCTGGCTTGGAAGAGCTGCTCTCCTGGAAGCCCACAAGTGACGATGCTTTCAACGTGTCCACAGAGCCTCTGGCCAAACACGAGCCTCCTTTCAACAGCCGTAGGCTCCGCACGCTGGTGTGCCACGATATGAAGGGAGGTTACCTGGAAGACAG GTTCATCCAAGGCGCATCGGTGGATGACCCCTTTGTGTTCTACCACTGGTGCTACATTGACATATTTGTTTACTTCAGTCATCACAACGTTACCATCCCACCTGTGGTCTGGACTAATGCTGCTCACTGTAATGGAGTCCTCATGCTAG GGACCTTCATCACAGAGTGGGGAGACGGTGCAAAGATGTGTGAGTCCTTCTTGGCAAGCGAGGAAGCGTACCGCGCTGTGGCTGATCAGCTGGCTGCGATTGCGCAGTTCTATCGTTTTGATGGTTGGCTGGTCAACATTGAGAACTCTCTGAGT GTGTCGGCAGCGCGTAACTTGGTCCACTTCTTGCGCTATCTGACGGCCCAGGTGCACAGAGCTGTGCCGGGAGGGCAGGTGGTGTGGTATGACAGTGTCCTGCAGAACGGGGAGCTCAAGTGGCAGAACGAGCTGAACGAGAAGAACCG GGTTTACTTTGACGCCTGTGACGGTTTCTTCACCAACTACAACTGGACAGAGGAGCACCTGCTGCGTACGCGAGAGATGGCCGACGACCGCCGGGTGGACATCTATGTGGGCGTGGACGTGTTCGGCCGTGGGGTTGTGGTGAGCAGCGGCTTTGACACAAACAAG TCTCTGCGCATGATTCAGGAGCAGGGCCTCTCGGTGGCcatttttgcacctggctggGTATATGAGACCTTAGGCCCGACTGACTTTCTGAACAACGAGGACAA ATTCTGGGCCCTGCTCTCCGATCTGCTGCCCACTCACAGCATTGGCTCCCTCCCCTTCACCACCTCTTTCTccctggggatggggaagaggcACTTCCACAATGGGCAG gAGAGTAGGATGGAGCCCTGGTACCACCTGAGTGCTCAGAAGGTCCAGCCAGTGTACACTGAGTTCTGGATGCCCAATGGGGGCCGACTGAGAACGCGCTGCTGCATGCAGGATGCCTGGTGTGGGGGCAGCTCCCTGCTGCTGGAAGGGACCGTCCCGTCCAATGAAGATCACGTCACAGCCAG GCTGTTTTCCTTCCAGGTGCCAGCACCCCCCCGACTATTCCTGGTCATAATTTATAAACACGAGGCCTCTTCCCAAGGCGTGAGCTTTGCACCGGTGTTCACCACGCGGCAGTCAAGTTCCTGTTTCTCCAGCGGCGAGTCGG GAGAACCAAGGAAGCACAAAccctccctgctccccacacctccccatcACCTTGCTCCGCTGCTCAGGGGGACAGGACTGCGTGGGGAACATGACTGGCAAAGTCG ATGCTATGAGCTGGAGCTCCAGAACTGCTTCCTGGACCAACTTTCAGTGACCATGTCGCGTCGCCAGTCTGGCCAGAATGAGGTGCCCTTTGAATGCCGCCTGGGCAGGATCTGG GTGCTGGATGCCACTGCTTTGCGCCCGCTGCCATCCGCTGATGCTGCCATCCCAGTGTCACCTTTAGAAGTTGCCCATATCCGTTGGCAACGACTTTCAGCTGGAGAGCTCTCCCTCAGCCTCACTTTGCGCTGGACCTATCCTCCCAGCAAGGCCACCTGCTTCCGCGTTCACTACCGCAGGGGCTCATGCGGCAGTGGTCCCGAACCTCGCCTGGTCCCAATCGGGGTGGCGTATGCCCCCCAGTACCGGGTGACTGAGCTGACCGTGCCTGGCGCCCTTTCTGAGTCTTCCTGCCGCTTGGAGTTCCTTGTGGAGCCGGTGCCCGACGATGGGTTCCAGGTAGACGCTGCATTGTGGGGGAAACTGGTCTTTGTGTACTCTGATCCAAAGCTACCCAGTCCTGGCCCAGCGCCTGAAGGAACCTCATCCAGTTGA